One segment of BD1-7 clade bacterium DNA contains the following:
- the dnaK_1 gene encoding Chaperone protein DnaK — MTAQPQFLIGIDLGTTHCVLAYADLQQPLTADNCQIFDIEQLVAPGEVGKRPLLPSFRYHPTAGEIDANDMLLPWSADADVYLQGELPQVVIGEWARQLGAKVDGRQVVSAKSWLSHPQVDRAAPILPWAGADGVEKVSPVFASASYLHYLKKAWNNAHPNAPFEQQEIVVTVPASFDESARALTVEAAELAGLTNIVLLEEPQAVCYDWYARQGDAAQQALAKMRLLLVCDVGGGTTDLSLIKVAKGKDDQLSLTRIGVGNHLMLGGDNVDLALAHHSEQQINGKNSAKKLSASALSQLIQQTRQAKELLLSDNAPDSANVTILGSGARLIGGAKRATLTQQWVRDIALDGFFPLSAFDQLPNTRRSAVVEFGLPYAADPAVSKHIAAFLNEHQTACRDALSLTNDTDQAAIPDAVLFNGGVFNSPLLSARAHTVLSTWAQSPVQVLDNNNPDLAVAQGAVAYAKARRGAQLKIGGGSARTFFLALANDNDDSRQAVCIMPKGTEENHELHLSDRQFVLRLGQPIQFHLYSTTHDHPYKAGEIITLNDDDISSQRFISLPPLVVAMDAGLDVEIDNDNDKKEQVVQLAANLSEVGTLQLDCISNTEQRWHVAFEVRQKAGAQASPANTDKLPDGFDVIQQKIDDVYGDSKKKANPKAVKTLRADIEKRLGKRDSWEIPVLRTLFDQFLTNEKRRRRSAAHERVWFTLAGYALRPGFGYPADEWRIEKIWPYYKQGLQFAQETQLWSAWWMFWARAAGGLSDEQQQQIFNDVRQYIDAQKLSSRKTQADGKQKSYEDIVKLLAALEKLPPTDKINMAESLLKRLEKPAESQNSWWALGRIATRTPFHGSAHNVIDKNTVQQWLPAILNTDWKKNPHAAFCAVMMTRKSGDRVRDVDEQWQQQVVEKLTASKAPASWIEMVSTVKTLDEAETKRVFGEALPIGLRLVS; from the coding sequence ATGACGGCACAGCCACAGTTTTTAATCGGTATCGATCTTGGCACCACACACTGCGTGTTAGCCTATGCCGATTTACAACAGCCGCTCACTGCCGATAATTGCCAAATCTTCGACATCGAACAGTTAGTGGCACCTGGCGAAGTCGGCAAACGCCCACTGCTGCCCTCATTCCGATACCACCCTACCGCTGGCGAAATCGACGCTAACGACATGCTGCTGCCGTGGTCAGCGGATGCCGACGTGTACCTTCAAGGTGAACTACCGCAGGTTGTTATCGGCGAATGGGCACGCCAGCTCGGCGCCAAAGTGGATGGCCGCCAAGTGGTGAGTGCAAAAAGCTGGTTATCACACCCGCAAGTGGATCGTGCTGCTCCTATCTTGCCTTGGGCCGGTGCCGACGGCGTCGAAAAAGTCTCCCCCGTGTTCGCCTCAGCCAGCTACCTGCATTACCTGAAAAAAGCCTGGAACAACGCACACCCCAACGCACCGTTTGAACAACAAGAGATCGTTGTAACCGTGCCTGCCTCCTTCGACGAAAGCGCACGAGCACTCACCGTAGAGGCCGCCGAACTCGCCGGCTTAACCAATATCGTATTACTCGAAGAGCCCCAAGCTGTGTGTTATGACTGGTATGCACGCCAAGGCGATGCCGCCCAGCAAGCGCTGGCAAAAATGCGATTACTGCTGGTTTGCGATGTGGGCGGCGGCACGACCGATCTCAGCCTAATCAAAGTCGCCAAAGGCAAAGACGATCAACTCTCACTCACACGGATCGGCGTTGGCAATCACCTGATGCTCGGCGGCGACAACGTTGACCTCGCGCTTGCCCACCACAGTGAGCAGCAAATTAACGGCAAAAATTCCGCTAAAAAACTCAGCGCGTCTGCCCTGTCTCAATTGATTCAGCAAACCCGCCAAGCGAAAGAACTGTTACTCAGCGATAACGCCCCCGACAGCGCCAACGTCACCATTTTAGGCAGCGGCGCACGGCTTATTGGCGGTGCCAAGCGCGCCACACTCACCCAACAATGGGTGCGTGATATTGCACTCGATGGCTTCTTCCCGCTATCAGCGTTTGATCAACTGCCCAATACACGACGCAGCGCCGTTGTTGAATTCGGCCTGCCCTATGCTGCAGACCCAGCAGTGAGCAAACACATCGCCGCGTTTTTGAATGAACACCAAACTGCTTGCCGAGACGCTCTGAGCCTCACTAACGATACTGATCAAGCTGCAATACCTGATGCCGTATTATTCAACGGTGGCGTATTCAATAGCCCGCTGCTGAGCGCGCGCGCGCATACCGTGTTATCCACATGGGCGCAATCGCCCGTGCAAGTACTCGACAACAACAACCCTGATCTTGCCGTTGCCCAAGGTGCCGTTGCCTACGCCAAAGCACGACGCGGTGCACAGCTAAAAATCGGCGGCGGCTCGGCACGCACCTTCTTTTTGGCACTGGCCAATGATAACGACGACAGCCGCCAAGCCGTCTGCATCATGCCCAAAGGCACCGAAGAAAACCACGAATTGCACCTGAGTGACCGACAGTTCGTCTTGCGCCTTGGCCAGCCCATTCAATTCCACCTGTATTCAACCACCCATGATCACCCCTACAAAGCCGGTGAAATCATCACACTGAATGACGACGACATCAGCAGCCAACGCTTTATCTCACTGCCGCCGCTGGTTGTTGCCATGGATGCGGGGTTAGATGTTGAGATAGATAACGACAACGACAAAAAAGAGCAGGTGGTACAACTGGCCGCCAACCTCAGTGAAGTCGGTACGCTGCAGCTCGATTGCATCAGCAATACCGAACAACGCTGGCATGTTGCGTTTGAAGTACGCCAAAAAGCCGGCGCCCAAGCAAGCCCCGCCAACACCGATAAACTGCCCGACGGTTTTGATGTGATTCAACAAAAAATCGACGATGTTTACGGCGACAGCAAAAAGAAAGCCAACCCCAAAGCGGTTAAAACCCTGCGTGCCGATATAGAAAAACGCCTAGGCAAACGCGACAGCTGGGAAATCCCCGTGCTGCGCACCTTGTTTGATCAGTTTCTAACGAATGAAAAACGCCGCCGCCGCTCAGCCGCCCATGAACGCGTATGGTTTACGCTGGCAGGCTACGCCCTGCGCCCCGGCTTCGGCTACCCCGCAGATGAATGGCGCATCGAAAAAATTTGGCCGTACTACAAACAAGGGCTGCAATTCGCGCAAGAGACCCAGTTATGGTCTGCCTGGTGGATGTTTTGGGCGCGTGCAGCGGGTGGATTGAGCGACGAGCAACAACAACAGATCTTCAACGATGTGCGCCAGTACATTGATGCACAAAAGCTCAGCAGCCGTAAAACACAAGCCGATGGCAAGCAAAAATCCTATGAAGACATCGTCAAGCTCCTCGCCGCGCTTGAGAAATTACCGCCCACCGACAAAATCAACATGGCCGAAAGCCTGTTGAAACGGCTCGAAAAACCGGCTGAATCACAAAATAGTTGGTGGGCGCTCGGGCGTATCGCCACACGTACGCCCTTTCACGGTAGTGCCCACAACGTTATCGATAAAAACACCGTACAGCAGTGGCTTCCCGCCATATTGAACACCGATTGGAAGAAAAACCCTCACGCCGCCTTCTGCGCCGTGATGATGACACGAAAAAGCGGCGACCGCGTGCGTGATGTAGATGAACAATGGCAGCAACAAGTTGTAGAAAAACTCACCGCAAGCAAAGCACCCGCGAGCTGGATTGAGATGGTGAGCACGGTTAAAACACTGGATGAAGCCGAAACTAAACGCGTGTTTGGTGAAGCGCTGCCGATTGGGTTGCGGTTGGTTTCTTGA
- the roxA_2 gene encoding 50S ribosomal protein L16 3-hydroxylase: MTLLFPKNLDDLLYPVGQETFFTDYYGIKPLHIDAINTQCKAAGIGIEELLDFCECYPAKKGKRYNLCKQGKKIPESVIKAISQSGTRQWLRTHIQQQWSLIFNDVCTSYYPMHLLMYELADTLSSKAWVNAYYSPASANCLSLHSDDHDVIVWQTHGKKRWKVYSPEPKSLALLDIELSEGQMLYIPESFPHYAESSADASSLHFTIGFFSNASKNQELRNKMMPVTVQSEIDGHHIAQTLPTISPESYFSKVSAIEDVVQEQNRIIVRINRQILPFKKSYRTSIEQIMDSTEVFSCLSLSPYVDDGVDRLALIKCLFAAGHLKYEATS, translated from the coding sequence ATGACATTGTTATTTCCCAAAAACCTCGACGATCTTTTATACCCCGTCGGCCAAGAGACTTTTTTTACCGATTATTATGGTATAAAACCACTGCATATTGATGCCATCAATACACAATGTAAGGCGGCTGGCATCGGGATTGAGGAGCTGCTTGATTTTTGCGAGTGTTACCCAGCCAAAAAAGGTAAGCGTTACAATTTATGTAAACAAGGAAAAAAAATACCTGAATCCGTCATCAAAGCGATCAGCCAGTCGGGTACAAGACAATGGCTAAGAACCCACATTCAACAACAATGGTCTCTGATTTTTAATGATGTTTGTACATCATATTACCCCATGCACCTATTGATGTATGAATTAGCCGATACATTAAGTAGTAAGGCTTGGGTTAATGCCTATTATTCCCCAGCCTCAGCTAACTGCCTCAGTTTACATAGCGATGATCATGACGTCATCGTCTGGCAAACACATGGTAAAAAACGCTGGAAGGTCTATTCACCGGAGCCGAAATCATTGGCGTTGCTCGATATCGAATTAAGCGAAGGGCAAATGCTCTACATTCCTGAGAGCTTCCCGCATTATGCTGAATCGAGCGCTGATGCTAGCTCCCTACACTTTACCATTGGTTTTTTCTCTAACGCATCCAAAAATCAAGAACTACGAAACAAGATGATGCCAGTAACGGTCCAGAGTGAAATCGACGGTCACCATATTGCTCAAACCCTACCCACGATTAGCCCAGAAAGTTATTTCTCTAAGGTGTCTGCAATTGAAGATGTTGTACAAGAACAAAATCGGATTATTGTCCGAATTAACAGACAAATATTGCCTTTTAAAAAATCTTATCGTACATCAATTGAGCAAATAATGGATTCAACAGAAGTCTTTAGCTGTTTAAGCTTGTCACCCTATGTTGATGATGGTGTTGACCGTCTAGCGTTGATCAAATGTCTATTTGCTGCAGGCCACCTGAAGTATGAAGCCACATCTTGA